The following coding sequences lie in one Lysobacter capsici genomic window:
- a CDS encoding DNA cytosine methyltransferase has translation MSKQSDHVVSVFSGAGGFSHGFSSVGLKPAFGAELSEAACRTYEDNVASPCHRLDLSVASPDFFTRLLGGARPFALIGGPPCQGFSTAGPRNAGDPRNRLVLNYLRIVEALKPRWFVFENVEGLLTCGEGRDVTALVGEFLRIGYSVRLEKVNLAGYGVPQTRKRVLIVGNRMGADFRFPAERFSYDSGKAKKSNGRPFAPSLMQAIAGLGAPARTREQAVAYAAAQPSNDYDASMRSGNVGGTVSDHVDATLAADADRYRLLAAGQSMKDLPEALWHASFKRRAFRRVMDGTPTERRGGAPSGLKRLHGDLQSLTITGASARELIHPQADRPLTRRECARIQTFPDRYRFHGGAADVARQIGNAVPPLAAAEFARHLRALDGAFGSDLQPLATAAAPRLLGYVLTDSSARSDALKKTAALLDESMRSGRPRA, from the coding sequence ATGAGCAAGCAATCCGACCACGTGGTCTCTGTGTTCTCGGGAGCTGGCGGGTTTTCCCACGGATTTTCCTCGGTGGGGCTCAAGCCCGCGTTCGGCGCGGAGTTGAGCGAAGCGGCCTGCCGGACCTACGAAGACAACGTCGCCAGCCCCTGCCACCGCCTCGATCTGAGCGTGGCTTCGCCGGACTTCTTCACCCGATTGCTCGGCGGCGCGCGACCGTTCGCGCTCATCGGCGGGCCGCCGTGCCAGGGTTTCAGCACCGCCGGCCCGCGCAACGCCGGCGACCCGCGCAATCGCCTCGTCCTCAACTACCTGCGCATCGTCGAAGCGCTCAAGCCGCGCTGGTTCGTTTTCGAAAACGTCGAGGGCCTGCTGACCTGCGGCGAAGGGCGCGACGTGACCGCGCTGGTCGGCGAATTCCTGCGCATCGGCTACAGCGTCCGCTTGGAAAAAGTGAATCTCGCCGGTTACGGCGTTCCGCAGACGCGAAAGCGGGTGTTGATCGTCGGCAATCGGATGGGCGCGGATTTTCGTTTTCCCGCCGAGCGTTTCTCCTACGACTCGGGCAAGGCGAAAAAATCCAACGGTCGGCCGTTCGCGCCCAGCCTGATGCAGGCGATCGCCGGCCTGGGCGCGCCGGCGAGAACCCGCGAGCAGGCCGTGGCGTACGCCGCGGCGCAGCCGAGCAACGACTACGACGCCTCGATGCGCAGCGGCAATGTCGGCGGCACGGTGTCCGATCATGTCGACGCCACGCTTGCCGCCGACGCCGATCGCTACCGCCTGCTCGCGGCCGGGCAGAGCATGAAGGACCTGCCCGAAGCGCTGTGGCATGCCAGCTTCAAGCGGCGCGCGTTCCGCCGGGTCATGGACGGCACCCCGACCGAACGGCGCGGCGGCGCGCCATCGGGTCTCAAGCGGCTGCACGGCGACCTGCAAAGCCTGACCATCACCGGCGCGTCCGCGCGCGAGCTGATCCATCCCCAGGCCGATCGTCCTCTCACTCGTCGCGAATGCGCCCGCATCCAGACCTTCCCGGACCGCTATCGATTTCATGGCGGCGCCGCCGACGTCGCGCGGCAGATCGGCAACGCCGTGCCGCCGCTGGCCGCCGCCGAGTTCGCCCGTCATTTGCGCGCGCTCGACGGCGCGTTCGGTTCGGATCTGCAGCCGCTCGCGACGGCGGCTGCGCCGCGATTGCTCGGATACGTGCTGACCGATTCGAGCGCAAGGAGCGATGCGCTGAAGAAAACCGCGGCGCTGCTCGATGAGTCGATGCGATCCGGGCGGCCGCGGGCCTAG
- a CDS encoding GspH/FimT family pseudopilin, with protein MALRRSAGFTLIELLVTIAIAAILLALALPTFTESIRANRVSTATNQMLATLNFARSEAVRSKSSARICPNNNGTGCGSNWNAGLLIWTDENGDGALTANEIKRVIDPQDSIDFTAPTGVTQISFDERGRTLDRATYSFALQAHECKPGVFNRRSFAINRIGRVAVTKETCQ; from the coding sequence ATGGCTCTGCGTCGGTCCGCCGGCTTCACACTGATCGAACTGCTGGTGACGATCGCGATTGCCGCGATCCTGCTCGCCCTGGCACTTCCTACCTTCACCGAGTCCATCCGCGCCAACCGCGTTTCCACGGCGACCAACCAGATGCTGGCGACGCTAAACTTCGCCCGCTCCGAAGCGGTGCGCAGCAAGAGCAGCGCGCGGATCTGCCCGAACAACAACGGAACCGGCTGCGGCAGCAACTGGAACGCCGGGCTGTTGATCTGGACCGACGAGAACGGCGACGGCGCGTTGACCGCGAACGAGATCAAGCGGGTGATCGACCCGCAGGACAGCATCGATTTCACCGCGCCGACCGGCGTGACCCAGATCAGTTTCGACGAGCGCGGCCGCACCCTGGACCGGGCCACGTATTCCTTCGCGCTGCAGGCGCATGAGTGCAAGCCCGGCGTGTTCAACCGGCGCTCGTTCGCGATCAACCGGATCGGCCGGGTCGCGGTGACCAAGGAGACTTGCCAGTGA
- the pilV gene encoding type IV pilus modification protein PilV, with the protein MNAWAVRRRAPRTSGRMRGLSLIEVLVAVLVLGLGLLGLAMLQATNLRLAQSSNQRTIATNLSSDLLDDIRSNRLLAAQYTGTYNASSVAANTSCAMLNTVTPDQRKTAFTCRMREALGETGVATVLVRADKTVNIRIRWGDAQRWDPTKPVTEFQMDSAL; encoded by the coding sequence GTGAATGCCTGGGCCGTGCGGCGGCGCGCGCCGCGAACCTCCGGCCGGATGCGCGGCTTGAGCCTGATCGAAGTGCTGGTGGCCGTGCTCGTGCTCGGCCTGGGCCTGCTCGGCCTGGCCATGTTGCAGGCGACCAATCTGCGCCTGGCGCAGAGTTCGAACCAGCGCACGATCGCGACCAATCTGTCGAGCGACCTGCTCGACGACATTCGTTCCAACCGCTTGCTCGCGGCGCAGTACACCGGCACCTACAACGCTTCGTCGGTCGCGGCGAATACCTCGTGCGCGATGTTGAACACGGTCACCCCGGATCAGCGCAAGACGGCGTTCACCTGCCGCATGCGCGAGGCATTGGGTGAAACCGGGGTGGCGACGGTGCTGGTGCGCGCCGACAAGACGGTCAACATCAGAATCCGATGGGGCGATGCCCAACGCTGGGATCCGACCAAGCCAGTCACCGAGTTCCAAATGGACAGCGCGCTATGA
- the uvrB gene encoding excinuclease ABC subunit UvrB: protein MDDSQQSAGFQLVSPYSPAGDQPQAIDKLVAGFEGGLAQQTLLGVTGSGKTYTIANVVQAVQKPTLVMAPNKTLAAQLYGEFKAFFPHNAVEYFVSYYDYYQPEAYVPSSDTFIEKDSSVNEHIEQMRLSATKALLERRDALIVCTVSAIYGLGDPNEYFRMVLHMVRGERIDQRELIRRLTEMQYTRNDTELRRATYRVRGEVIDVHPAESDSQALRVELFDGEIENLTLFDPLTGETLERVPRFTIYPGSHYVTTRRTVLDAIETIKEELRERLEYLYANNKLVEAQRLAQRTQFDLEMLAEVGYCNGIENYSRHLSGHMPGEPPPCLFDYLPPDALLVVDESHVTIPQIGAMYKGDRSRKETLVEFGFRMPSALDNRPLRFEEWEGRSPRAIYVSATPGPYELKKSEGQITELVVRPTGLIDPVVEIRPVATQVDDVLGEIRERVAMGDRVLITTLTKRMSENLTEYLGEHGVKVRYLHSDIETVERVEIIRDLRLGKFDVLVGINLLREGLDMPEVSLVAILDADKEGFLRSTGSLIQTIGRAARNLRGKAILYADRITNSMQRAIEETDRRRQKQVEYNEAHGITPKSVDKAVVDIMEGARVDPEALKARGKGRRAAEDATDVASLSPAQFAARIKALEQQMYQHARDLEFEQAAAVRDQLRKLKDAGLSA from the coding sequence ATGGACGACAGTCAGCAGTCCGCCGGTTTCCAGCTGGTTTCGCCGTATTCGCCGGCCGGCGATCAGCCGCAGGCGATCGACAAGCTGGTCGCCGGTTTCGAAGGCGGCTTGGCCCAGCAGACCCTGCTCGGCGTGACCGGTTCGGGCAAGACCTACACCATCGCCAACGTGGTCCAGGCGGTGCAGAAGCCGACCCTGGTGATGGCGCCGAACAAAACCCTGGCCGCGCAGCTGTACGGCGAGTTCAAGGCGTTCTTCCCGCACAACGCGGTCGAATACTTCGTCAGCTACTACGACTACTACCAGCCCGAGGCCTACGTGCCGTCGAGCGACACCTTCATCGAGAAGGACAGCTCGGTCAACGAGCACATCGAGCAGATGCGGCTGTCGGCGACCAAGGCCCTGCTCGAGCGTCGCGACGCGCTGATCGTCTGCACGGTCTCGGCGATCTACGGCCTGGGCGATCCGAACGAATACTTCCGCATGGTCCTGCACATGGTCCGCGGCGAGCGCATCGACCAGCGCGAGCTGATCCGCCGCCTGACCGAGATGCAGTACACCCGCAACGACACCGAACTGCGCCGCGCGACCTATCGCGTGCGCGGCGAAGTCATCGACGTGCATCCGGCCGAAAGCGATTCGCAGGCGCTGCGCGTGGAGCTGTTCGACGGCGAGATCGAGAACCTGACTCTGTTCGATCCGCTGACCGGCGAAACCCTGGAGCGGGTGCCGCGTTTCACCATCTACCCCGGTTCGCACTACGTCACCACCCGGCGCACCGTGCTCGACGCGATCGAGACGATCAAGGAAGAGCTGCGCGAGCGCCTGGAGTATCTGTACGCCAACAATAAATTGGTCGAGGCGCAGCGCCTGGCCCAGCGCACCCAGTTCGACCTGGAGATGCTGGCCGAGGTCGGCTACTGCAACGGCATCGAGAACTACTCGCGGCACCTGAGCGGGCACATGCCCGGCGAGCCGCCGCCGTGCCTGTTCGACTACCTGCCGCCCGACGCGTTGCTGGTGGTCGACGAATCGCACGTCACCATTCCGCAGATCGGCGCGATGTACAAAGGCGACCGTTCGCGCAAGGAAACCCTGGTCGAATTCGGTTTCCGCATGCCCTCGGCGCTGGACAACCGGCCGTTGCGGTTCGAGGAGTGGGAAGGGCGTTCGCCGCGTGCGATCTATGTCTCGGCCACGCCGGGTCCGTATGAGCTGAAGAAATCCGAAGGGCAGATCACCGAACTGGTGGTGCGCCCGACCGGCCTGATCGATCCGGTGGTGGAGATCCGCCCGGTCGCGACCCAGGTCGACGACGTGCTCGGCGAAATCCGCGAGCGCGTGGCGATGGGCGATCGCGTGCTGATCACGACGTTGACTAAGCGCATGTCGGAAAACCTCACCGAATACCTCGGCGAACACGGGGTCAAGGTGCGCTACCTGCACTCGGACATCGAGACGGTGGAACGGGTCGAGATCATCCGCGACCTGCGCCTGGGCAAGTTCGACGTGCTGGTTGGCATCAACCTGCTGCGCGAGGGCCTGGACATGCCCGAGGTGTCGCTGGTGGCGATCCTCGATGCCGACAAGGAAGGCTTCCTGCGTTCGACCGGCTCGTTGATCCAGACCATCGGCCGCGCCGCGCGCAACCTGCGCGGCAAGGCGATCCTGTACGCCGACCGCATCACCAACTCGATGCAGCGCGCGATCGAGGAAACCGACCGTCGCCGGCAGAAGCAGGTCGAGTACAACGAAGCCCACGGCATTACACCCAAGTCGGTCGACAAGGCGGTGGTCGACATCATGGAAGGCGCCCGGGTCGATCCCGAAGCGCTCAAGGCGCGCGGCAAGGGCCGTCGCGCGGCCGAGGACGCGACCGACGTTGCGAGCCTCAGCCCGGCCCAGTTCGCCGCCCGGATCAAGGCGCTGGAGCAGCAGATGTACCAGCACGCCCGCGATCTGGAATTCGAACAGGCCGCGGCGGTGCGCGATCAACTGCGCAAACTCAAGGACGCCGGACTGAGCGCCTGA
- a CDS encoding PilW family protein, whose translation MNRRLQAGLSLIELMVALLLSTVLVLGLIEIFSASRASYLMAQGLSRAQESSRFAIDSLQRDVRMSGHFGCVSDQAHFYAGNGAFGELFLSNRADFTTIPAAREALRFDYSIRGYEARATAPNDSVTISATPTTGAAADWVPALPDAFLTGTQRLQPAPIRGSDILMLRFLSPESAEVTGFATGNPATISVNAAQWPVLTAAMPTPGIFGIADCRSVVMFQASAVTVGSGTVQITARNTGVNQIAFDGSDTFASGQARLYRAESFVYYIALNPAGEPSLYRARFNVPPGSAGVVLDTGLAEEVVEGVENMQLLFAQDIVTNPAQPPTGVINGIRTAAGLLPDSNSQAGWQRVGGVQVGLLVRGNDRAAADQKTAPTRSLGTQLQLPADGRYRSVYETNIALRNRLYGN comes from the coding sequence ATGAACCGTCGTCTGCAAGCAGGCTTGTCCTTGATCGAGCTCATGGTGGCGTTGCTGCTGAGCACCGTGCTGGTGCTGGGGTTGATCGAAATCTTCTCGGCCTCGCGCGCCTCGTACCTGATGGCGCAGGGCCTGTCGCGCGCGCAGGAAAGTTCGCGTTTCGCGATCGATTCGCTGCAGCGCGACGTGCGCATGAGCGGCCACTTCGGTTGCGTGTCCGATCAGGCGCACTTCTACGCCGGCAACGGCGCATTCGGCGAACTGTTCCTGTCCAACCGCGCCGACTTCACCACCATCCCGGCCGCGCGCGAGGCCCTGCGTTTCGATTATTCGATCCGCGGCTACGAAGCGCGCGCCACCGCGCCCAACGACAGCGTGACCATCAGCGCCACGCCGACCACGGGTGCCGCGGCCGACTGGGTGCCTGCGTTGCCTGATGCGTTCCTGACCGGGACCCAGCGTCTGCAACCCGCGCCGATTCGCGGCAGCGACATCCTGATGCTGCGGTTCCTGTCGCCGGAAAGCGCCGAGGTCACCGGCTTTGCGACCGGCAATCCCGCCACCATCTCGGTCAACGCCGCGCAGTGGCCGGTGTTGACCGCCGCCATGCCCACGCCGGGCATATTCGGCATCGCCGACTGCCGTTCGGTGGTGATGTTCCAGGCCAGCGCGGTCACGGTCGGGTCGGGCACGGTGCAGATCACCGCGCGCAACACCGGCGTCAATCAGATCGCGTTCGACGGTTCCGATACCTTCGCTTCGGGCCAGGCGCGCCTGTACCGCGCCGAAAGCTTCGTCTACTACATCGCGCTCAACCCGGCGGGCGAACCCTCGCTGTACCGCGCGCGATTCAACGTGCCGCCCGGTTCGGCCGGCGTCGTGCTCGACACCGGTCTGGCCGAGGAAGTGGTCGAAGGCGTGGAGAACATGCAGTTGTTGTTCGCCCAGGACATCGTCACCAACCCGGCGCAGCCGCCCACCGGCGTGATCAACGGCATCCGCACCGCGGCCGGTTTGTTGCCCGACAGCAACAGCCAAGCCGGCTGGCAGCGCGTCGGCGGCGTCCAGGTGGGTTTGCTGGTGCGCGGCAACGACCGCGCGGCGGCGGACCAGAAGACCGCGCCGACCCGCTCGCTGGGAACCCAGCTGCAACTGCCCGCGGACGGACGCTATCGCAGCGTCTACGAAACCAATATCGCCCTGCGTAACCGGCTGTACGGAAATTGA
- a CDS encoding GspH/FimT family pseudopilin: protein MRIKGFALLEFVFAIVCTGLLTLVASSVFGALAGTSRVAAVRSGLVSSVEQASRYAAEHASTVWLCPSGDGLYCEDGNDWSHGWLGFADRNGNARFDEGDELLYKSPPLHDGLRLCSARRQTRIRFRPHDGRPDSAVGFTLCDLRCPQEAVALALTDDGRISERSASLRAAQDCQLE from the coding sequence ATGCGAATCAAAGGCTTCGCCCTGCTCGAGTTCGTCTTCGCAATAGTCTGCACCGGCTTGTTGACGCTGGTCGCCAGCTCCGTTTTCGGCGCGCTGGCGGGCACCTCCCGCGTCGCCGCGGTGCGCAGCGGCCTGGTCAGCAGCGTCGAGCAGGCCAGCCGCTATGCCGCCGAGCACGCGAGCACGGTCTGGCTGTGCCCTTCCGGCGATGGCTTATATTGCGAAGACGGCAACGACTGGAGCCATGGCTGGCTGGGCTTCGCCGATCGCAACGGCAACGCCCGCTTCGACGAGGGCGACGAACTGCTGTACAAGTCCCCGCCCCTGCACGACGGCCTGCGCCTGTGCAGCGCCCGCCGCCAGACCCGGATCCGGTTCCGGCCTCATGACGGCCGGCCGGACTCGGCGGTCGGCTTCACCTTGTGCGACCTGCGCTGCCCGCAGGAGGCGGTCGCCCTGGCGTTGACCGACGACGGCCGGATCAGTGAGCGCTCCGCGAGCCTGCGCGCGGCGCAGGATTGCCAGCTCGAATGA
- a CDS encoding pilus assembly protein has protein sequence MASPRVYLAIPLMLAAAGAGYWLYNANALQADGTLAQAPLNSSVTIPPAFVMAVDDSGSMTFQTLFPGADGAAFWEYDARATNGYFTGSGANARLRTQADSFDSRNYHHTIPSVGYRIDTGRVAIAPIDNFGFARSPDYNPAYFSPLVTYSPWKRPNAANEIVDYPQADIGATRVNPDSATPTIGLASDWSANNGDERFYVPNGATLPRNTVYWTDQNCGGLSASNNWRTLANAVTLNANCNVAIRYYPATFYLKTATVVQPAGTPAADLFGYSATPVTATNACGDGCNLYRYEIRPGNFSSSDQYNKAIQNFANWFSFYGNRVRAMRAALTLSLEKTEKMRVGMFTINSGGGSYNYANVTMRDMSVATDKAALYNNQLLQIGASGGTPNRWAVQHIGRQFKRTDAGAPVKFACQINAGMLFTDGYSNTDGPAVGSQDADMPPPLADGFPNTMADTAALYYKDTLRTDLGLGKVPVPEQCKTTPNDPKLDCRADPHMNFYGVTLGAKGDIYGRTYDPFTNTPDPYTAGNAPAWRAYQNDAPSTVDEIWHATMNARGKFINATTPADITSAMREILASVGAANTPSGTIGLTGSRIGSNTLSVEPTYQSANNGTDWFSRLNASKATNNPVTGTITFTNLWEASSGLEAGGRTINFGKTLSGNVVPLVSDFTVAALGGNDTAVLAALCSDALQNCAGKFNRIPGGVTAAEAVGYLRGSRANDGNNGGKLRKRTTLLGDIVNSTPLVSAKGDDYGYRGLRTSSGTADALNYGNYLRTKQNTRSAFVYVGANDGMFHAFNGDTGREAFAYIPATSVGHMGNLLFPYRAEDRNDQVFQHRYYVDGLATVSDAHDGSTWKTVVAASVGAGGRGVFALDVTNQNNLQVLWEINDKVSDANGGKDIGSVLGKIAIVPVKLSSGVVKWKAVFGNGYESVNGKAVLFLVDIATGAVDRIQAQETDAPLPTRTKNGLGNLVVIDRFDGTGTVVGRDGYADTAYAADLNGAVWKFDLRNNTVANGNKPLFIARNKDNFNERQPIIGGLEATMAGDNVMVFFGTGAFSFTGDPSDRTMQTIYGVMDRGSQVVGRSELQRQYILEQTTSQGLQVRMITGERLDATKKGWYLDLGVDAGRTGNPVSTGERSVGNLRLQNGILFFPTYDPTSTDGCSTDGNNWLYGLDALSGGSALANAKVNSALGNNLGAGVGAAKLNGGSAPVKDVVVVATPKSDILPATATEEQIAQAVASKCSIMVQTSGSQPLYLPRPCGRQSWRQIR, from the coding sequence ATGGCATCCCCCCGCGTTTATCTCGCGATCCCGCTGATGCTGGCCGCCGCCGGCGCCGGGTACTGGCTGTACAACGCCAACGCCCTGCAAGCCGACGGCACCTTGGCGCAGGCGCCTTTGAATTCGAGCGTCACCATCCCGCCGGCCTTCGTCATGGCGGTCGACGACTCGGGCTCGATGACCTTCCAGACCCTGTTCCCGGGCGCCGACGGCGCCGCGTTCTGGGAGTACGACGCGCGCGCGACCAACGGCTACTTCACTGGCAGCGGCGCAAATGCGCGCCTGCGCACCCAGGCCGACAGCTTCGATTCGCGCAACTATCACCACACCATTCCCTCGGTCGGCTACCGCATCGATACCGGCCGCGTGGCGATCGCGCCGATCGACAACTTCGGCTTCGCCCGTTCGCCCGATTACAACCCGGCCTACTTCAGTCCGCTGGTGACGTACTCGCCGTGGAAGCGGCCCAACGCGGCGAACGAGATCGTCGACTACCCGCAAGCCGATATCGGCGCGACCCGGGTCAATCCCGATTCGGCCACGCCCACCATCGGCCTGGCTTCGGACTGGTCGGCCAACAACGGCGATGAACGCTTCTACGTGCCCAACGGCGCGACCTTGCCGCGCAACACCGTGTACTGGACCGATCAGAACTGCGGCGGGCTGAGCGCTTCGAACAATTGGCGCACGCTCGCCAACGCGGTGACTCTGAACGCGAATTGCAACGTGGCCATTCGTTACTACCCGGCCACGTTCTATCTCAAGACGGCGACCGTGGTGCAGCCGGCGGGAACGCCGGCCGCCGACCTGTTCGGCTATTCCGCCACGCCGGTCACCGCCACCAACGCCTGCGGCGACGGCTGCAATCTGTACCGCTACGAAATCCGTCCCGGCAATTTCAGCAGCTCGGACCAGTACAACAAGGCGATCCAGAATTTCGCCAACTGGTTCAGCTTCTACGGCAACCGCGTGCGCGCGATGCGCGCCGCGCTGACGCTGTCGCTGGAAAAGACCGAGAAGATGCGCGTGGGCATGTTCACCATCAACAGCGGCGGCGGCAGCTACAACTACGCCAACGTGACGATGCGCGACATGTCGGTCGCCACCGACAAGGCGGCGTTGTACAACAACCAGTTGCTGCAGATCGGCGCCAGCGGCGGCACGCCCAATCGTTGGGCGGTGCAGCACATCGGTCGCCAGTTCAAGCGCACCGACGCCGGCGCGCCGGTCAAGTTCGCCTGCCAAATCAACGCCGGCATGCTGTTCACCGACGGCTACAGCAATACCGACGGTCCCGCGGTCGGCTCGCAGGACGCCGATATGCCGCCGCCGTTGGCCGACGGGTTCCCGAACACCATGGCCGATACCGCGGCGCTCTACTACAAGGACACGCTGCGTACCGACCTGGGTCTGGGCAAGGTGCCGGTACCGGAGCAGTGCAAGACCACGCCGAACGATCCCAAGCTCGATTGCCGCGCCGATCCGCACATGAACTTCTATGGCGTGACCCTCGGCGCCAAGGGCGACATCTACGGCCGCACCTACGATCCGTTCACCAACACGCCCGATCCCTACACCGCCGGTAACGCGCCGGCGTGGCGCGCCTATCAGAACGATGCGCCGAGCACGGTCGATGAAATCTGGCACGCGACCATGAACGCGCGCGGCAAGTTCATCAACGCCACCACGCCGGCCGACATCACCTCGGCGATGCGCGAGATCCTGGCTTCGGTGGGCGCGGCGAACACGCCGTCGGGCACGATCGGCCTGACCGGTTCGCGCATCGGCAGCAACACCTTGTCGGTCGAGCCGACGTACCAGTCGGCCAACAACGGCACCGACTGGTTCAGCCGCCTCAACGCATCCAAGGCCACCAACAACCCGGTTACCGGCACGATCACCTTCACCAATTTGTGGGAAGCGTCTTCGGGCCTGGAAGCGGGCGGCCGTACGATCAACTTCGGCAAGACCCTGTCGGGCAACGTGGTGCCTCTGGTGAGCGACTTCACCGTCGCCGCGCTCGGCGGCAACGATACGGCCGTGCTCGCCGCTTTGTGCAGCGACGCCTTGCAGAATTGCGCCGGCAAGTTCAACCGCATCCCCGGTGGCGTCACCGCGGCAGAAGCGGTCGGTTACCTGCGCGGTTCGCGCGCCAACGACGGCAACAACGGCGGCAAGCTGCGCAAGCGCACCACGCTGCTCGGCGACATCGTCAACTCGACCCCGCTGGTTTCGGCCAAGGGCGACGACTACGGCTATCGCGGTCTGCGCACCAGTTCGGGCACCGCCGACGCGCTCAACTACGGCAACTACCTGCGGACCAAGCAGAACACCCGCAGCGCGTTCGTCTATGTCGGCGCCAACGACGGCATGTTCCACGCCTTCAACGGCGACACCGGCCGCGAAGCGTTCGCCTACATCCCGGCGACCTCGGTCGGCCACATGGGCAATCTGCTGTTCCCGTACCGCGCCGAGGATCGTAACGACCAGGTGTTCCAGCACCGCTATTACGTCGATGGCCTGGCCACGGTGTCCGATGCGCACGACGGCAGCACCTGGAAGACCGTCGTCGCGGCCAGCGTCGGCGCGGGCGGCCGCGGCGTATTCGCGCTCGACGTGACCAACCAGAACAACTTGCAGGTGCTTTGGGAAATCAACGACAAGGTGTCCGACGCCAACGGCGGCAAGGACATCGGCAGCGTGCTGGGCAAGATCGCGATCGTGCCGGTCAAGCTCAGCAGCGGCGTGGTCAAGTGGAAAGCGGTGTTCGGCAACGGCTACGAGAGCGTGAACGGCAAGGCCGTGCTGTTCCTGGTCGATATCGCCACCGGCGCGGTGGACCGGATCCAGGCGCAGGAAACCGATGCGCCGCTGCCGACCCGTACCAAGAACGGTTTGGGCAACCTGGTGGTGATCGACCGTTTCGACGGCACCGGCACGGTCGTCGGCCGCGACGGCTACGCCGACACGGCCTACGCGGCCGATCTCAACGGCGCGGTGTGGAAGTTCGATCTGCGCAACAACACCGTGGCCAACGGCAACAAGCCTTTGTTCATCGCCCGCAACAAGGACAACTTCAACGAGCGCCAGCCCATCATCGGCGGCCTGGAAGCCACCATGGCCGGCGACAACGTGATGGTGTTCTTCGGCACCGGCGCGTTCTCGTTCACCGGCGATCCCAGCGATCGCACCATGCAGACCATCTACGGCGTGATGGACCGCGGTTCGCAGGTGGTCGGTCGCAGCGAACTGCAGCGCCAGTACATCCTCGAGCAGACCACCTCGCAGGGCCTGCAGGTGCGCATGATCACCGGCGAGCGCCTGGATGCGACCAAGAAGGGCTGGTACCTCGATCTGGGCGTGGACGCCGGACGCACCGGCAATCCGGTCAGCACCGGCGAGCGCTCGGTCGGCAACCTGCGGTTGCAGAACGGCATCCTGTTCTTCCCGACCTACGACCCGACCAGCACCGACGGCTGTTCGACCGACGGCAACAACTGGCTGTACGGCCTGGATGCGCTCAGCGGCGGTTCGGCGCTGGCCAACGCCAAGGTCAATTCGGCGCTCGGCAACAATCTCGGCGCCGGCGTCGGCGCGGCCAAGCTCAACGGCGGTTCGGCGCCGGTCAAGGACGTGGTCGTGGTGGCGACGCCCAAGAGCGACATCCTGCCGGCGACCGCGACCGAGGAGCAGATCGCGCAGGCGGTGGCGTCGAAGTGCTCGATCATGGTCCAGACCTCCGGTTCGCAACCGCTTTACCTGCCACGTCCCTGCGGTCGCCAGTCCTGGCGCCAGATCCGATAA
- a CDS encoding pilus assembly PilX family protein: MTIVRSRRSAFNNPPRRQRGAVLYVALMMLVLLALIGITALQVTGLQERMTSSYRSTNNAFQNAEGRARGNEADLQRQVQSGGTEVIDIDEPFCVAGFDPSGWAHTMKYSDPLPAKLSHTRRIDECVSGGTGIGMGTVPISENTNLIFQVTAYAVDRGTNPGSDAVIDTIFVP; this comes from the coding sequence ATGACTATCGTCCGTAGCCGTCGTTCCGCGTTCAACAATCCGCCGCGCAGGCAGCGCGGCGCGGTGCTCTACGTCGCCTTGATGATGCTGGTGCTGCTGGCCCTGATCGGCATCACCGCGCTGCAGGTCACCGGTCTGCAGGAACGCATGACCTCGAGTTATCGCTCGACCAACAACGCCTTCCAGAACGCCGAAGGCCGCGCGCGCGGCAACGAAGCCGATCTGCAGCGTCAGGTGCAAAGCGGCGGCACCGAAGTGATCGACATCGACGAGCCTTTCTGCGTGGCCGGCTTCGATCCCAGCGGCTGGGCGCACACGATGAAGTACTCCGATCCGTTGCCGGCGAAGCTGAGCCATACCCGCCGCATCGACGAATGCGTTTCCGGCGGCACCGGCATCGGCATGGGCACCGTTCCGATCAGCGAGAACACCAATCTGATCTTCCAGGTCACGGCCTATGCCGTGGACCGCGGCACGAACCCCGGTTCGGACGCCGTCATCGACACCATCTTCGTACCCTGA
- a CDS encoding type IV pilin protein translates to MKQFHYRGARSIRGFTLIELMVVVAIIGILVGIAVPTYQDSVRKSRRGQAKADLAEVAQAMERYYTVNNTYVGANLADIAMTQSPKVGDPRYTISFSGATTASTFVLRAQPTGGQVGDKCGTLTLSNTGAKTPDRATMPECWNLQ, encoded by the coding sequence ATGAAGCAGTTTCACTACAGGGGCGCACGATCGATCCGGGGTTTCACCCTGATCGAACTCATGGTCGTGGTGGCCATCATCGGCATCCTGGTCGGCATCGCGGTGCCGACCTATCAGGACAGCGTGCGCAAGAGCCGCCGCGGTCAGGCCAAGGCCGATCTGGCCGAGGTCGCGCAGGCGATGGAGCGCTACTACACGGTCAACAACACTTATGTCGGCGCCAATCTTGCAGACATCGCCATGACTCAGTCACCGAAGGTCGGCGATCCGCGATACACGATCTCCTTCTCCGGCGCCACGACCGCGAGCACCTTCGTGCTGCGGGCGCAGCCGACGGGCGGGCAGGTCGGCGACAAATGCGGCACCTTGACCCTGAGCAATACCGGCGCGAAAACGCCGGACAGGGCGACCATGCCCGAATGCTGGAACCTCCAGTAA